The DNA sequence ttagtgtattctgttatattctttaaaaatctctgatcagaaatataatttatacaccctaaaaatctttgtaattgttttctatcttctattttattaggaaataaatttaccttttctagaacatttggttgaagttttagctttccttgagtagatagaattaatccaaggaactctatttcttgttttgctattcttgctttctttttactaagaactaatcctttttccttgcatctttctaaaactattaataatttttgaaggtgatcttctttatcctgttttgtaaaaattagtatatcatcaatatatactaaaacaaattcatttaactcttttagattttctttcataaatctttgataaatacctggggcttgctttaatccgaatggtaatacattccattcataaagcAACACACATGTTGATtcctttgttgggcaagtaaaagcagttaatttctttgtttcttcgtctaaacgaagttgccaatatcctgattttgcatcaagagatgaaaaccaagttgctcctttgattttttctaaaatagaatcttttcttggaagtttatgagcatcaccaatagttgcttcattcattttcttatagtttattaccattcttcgttttccccttttaatttcattattgttttcaacgtaaaaagctggagccgcatgaggacttttacttaatcttataattcctttttccaaaaggtctttacattctaatgagaactcttctctatctctcgcggaataaggaattttatttggaacatttatctcttttgtgggatcttttaatttaatgcttactaattcgttatttgtatttttaatatctaaaggattttcagcacaaatttcatccaagagctcttctatctttatttcaagattattttttggaatatttatctgaaagtatagatttaaataacatgtttctaatatagaaaatattttaaactttaagatcttatctatagtagtagttggtatttttatacgttttgatttttgatttattaaagaatcgtgtggagcttttaaaactatatatgttaattcttgaatgaatggatgatatagctttaaaaagttatttcctatgataaaatccattccagaatctaacatatatatagatggaacaatgaatctataattttgaataaaaatttcaaccatctctgctttttggtcaattttatgtattgatttgtcagctattctaacttttaagggtttctttaattttttccaatcaagttttatacttgaactagcaaagcattgtgttgcaccagaatctatgaaagcatttataaacttttctgttatttttatagtaataaatgtagcattattactcagtctctgagtctgtttccgagacatattcaaaaatatagtctaagttatcatcagattcttctaatggttccatgaaacaagacttagcaatttctatttgtttagtaagatcctttttatccttctttttcgggcattcatttgcgtagtgtccttcttcttggcaataccaacatttacaatttttcttttttattcgggcaatggttatttctttgtcttttgtttttattgttattttcttttctaaaatatctcttttttctccagtttggatagtattttcttcttctaaattgatattttctttttctttgaagatttttattaagaccatatttttgaggtatctcctcattatcctgacagcaaattctgattatgtttgcaaatcttttttgagttgcttcttgcatacaacgttcttttatttcctctcttatagcagaggttgctccaccaaaattattttcaattgttcctctatttatttctcttataaatcttcccattataaattcattagcaggatatggaagttttgttatgtacatactaagataatgatttttatcttcttcttttaatttgtaataatgtattctatattcacatatataggactccacattacataaatcatatatctgaatattagctaaatggttttttgcttcttgatattctttattatagacttcttgtctatgatctataatattttttccaaaaaattctttatatagaatcatcattatatataatatcttatcataagctgttatttttgtttctaattcttctattatttggttttctattgatgtcatataatctcttatagttcctttagtatgaaaccctatgtaattccaaatgtcccttccagacaattcaccaaGTTTTgaattagtaaaggcttctaataagaaggaattcaaccagttttcgaaaatttctttttcgttctttttgcagtctaaatcgagcattctttctccttccatttcctggattttaggaatgtattttgatggtatttttgcatattttgaatctttatttataaacccttttttaaaagcataattatcaaaacctgtttcccatttaaattgagattgattatccttagatgttccagcttcattctttacttgtattggaatagctggttcttcgtcacttgaataatctagaatgtgctcttcattttctatattttcagaatttactaattcttcctctatttgaaaaccatgttccataatattattttcttgagccatttttaattgtttaaaaagcattgtaacttcttctaattttccttcaatattcataattttagtggtggttttacttttaaatctgttatgttaattatgttttgaaatttttcttccttgggattctctttttccttatttctttgaaattttatggatgttaatatttcttcaagcatatctactatagaatttaattgtgggttaaaagcaTGAtatagatgtggggaatcatttccatggtaatattttttagaaattccgtgtgaaaaataagttttttcaggtttttgaagtccttcaataaaacttatagtaaaataaagattttgagaaaaatcattttgtattgattttaagaattcggtgtcattacaattgacattagttaaaatcattaatttttgatctattaattttgataacttaattatttcttctcttaaatcttctaatttacttttttccattaggtgacgcttttctttgtgaaaggTTACACTTTTAAGTTAAAAGTGTAACCTTAGCCACCACTAGTTACCATAGCCATAGCCAGCAGAGACTTGGCTTACTTATAAGTCCAAACATGCAAGGTTGAGAATATATATACATTCTATTCATTAGATTAGATCTAATGTTGTTCGAGTATAACGACTAGTCAACTACAACGTGGGTGTCAAATTTCTTGTCAAAATAAAGCTGCTCAAAAACATGCTTGAAAGTTGTGCGTGTCCATGCAAGAGAATTTTTTTACATCTTTACTTGTACCTATGTAAAGTCAATGGTGGCCGGAATCAACATGGAGTTAATCATTCCCTGCCAACACCGAATTCAAGAACTCCGCATCAAGGTCAGCATCGATGCTAGAAAACAGCAAATTCCAAAAACACTCCGTGTTCATCTCGACATCTTGCTTCCACATACATTCAAATGGAAGCAACGGAGAATTGTTGCTTCCATTACCGGAATGGGCCACCGAAGATTGTTGTTCCGACGAAAGAATTTCATAGTCAACATCTTGAGGTGCTTGCGGTTCGGATGAAACACATGCCTGAAAACATATCCCGTAATGTTTAGTCACGAGATTAAAAATAAGTAGTATCGTATACTAAAATCagtaattaaattcaacaattaatataaaatataaacaatgttatttaactagtaaatattatcattttaaattaatattttactgacaataatttgtatttatatttacagAAATTTGCTTAAAAAATATAGTTTATActtagattttataaaatttacacatataaattaataaaatatatttattaaaaataatttaatattttgttgatCAAATAATGGTCAAATTTACCAAAAACTatcaattttaaagaattttttaaaaataatattaaaatataattaaaaataaattaaactagacatgtatttatgtatatttagatacaaatatataataactaattttagtatataaaaaataggaaaagtatgaggagccaatgaaatatttatacaatgtgtacaatggaggtttatggagtattagagatatagttattagtgttacatttttcaattagctgaagcttttgggatgagtggtatcatgacatagtATTAAAGCGCtaaatccgaaaggtcaagagttcgattcttggtgaacccaaaaattaaattaatttttcgagaagatgtttattatcccttctactcggatggttattctaaatagTGTAATCCTAAAAAATATGTAATTTCGCTGCATGGTTCATCTTCTTCACATGTTACTTCCTCTTCGATTATGTTGCTTGCTTTTCTCTTAACCTTCTTTTCCCTTTTCTCAACATTCTTTATTACACGGCTCAACACGATGTTGATCTGCAAACAAAATTTGTGTACATCAAACTGATTTGTGTTTTTGgtgttttataactatcaattggctatcaataatgtttttaatagtgtgaaattaTATCTAATGGTGGAAGATCATTtacttttgttttgatggttaagtgctggctagaaaatacaaaagttgctggtcccttagactttttcttttaaaaatttgtacCACTCAAGACAATGAATCAATAAGATTAAACCATGCCTATCAACTgtactataaaattaaaaaaattgtttcatACAATATAAAATATGTTGTATTGTCACATAAATTCAAACAAGTTATTTGAAAAGGAGAAATAATTTTAgctcaatttcttttttttttttgtgatcacaaataattttttactatatattttttgaaattgatttttttttaattttcttaattgaTATTTTCAAGTGTGATTTTATACTAATCaacatctttttttattttttctcttggcTTGACTTAAAAATACCTAAtaaaaaaatcacactttataacaacaaattttaaaattaaagaaaattagagaaaaaaaagaataagtaGATATAGAGTTTGTTTGGAAagcttcaaaaataatttttttaaatttttaatttataaaaaataataatattaatatatgatgtaatttctaaaactaaaattataaatttttaaaaaattatttaagaacttataaaaaaataaaaaaataatttttttcataataaaaaattttatatcacatttttattaaactaaatatttttaaaattaaaaattaaaaacaaaataatttatttataaattatttttaatataacaacttattatttaaattattttttcaaaagaatataattaaattatttatccaaattaaatcaaaatatctttttaatttttaaagattttaatgtgtaaataaaagtctatttttgaaataattactGTTCTTGGTAAATGGAAATGCATGAATCATTATTATACCATGTCATTAAATCAATAGATAAATGCAGCATGAATCCTCTGAATTTTTCTTTGTCAAATGCgtagaaaagggaaaaaaaaaagattaatcaaaataaagaaaaatacctaTTTTCATGCAACTCAAATTAATTAGTACCACACCCTCGTCAAAGGGAAAAACGCGTTTTCCTatgaaaaaatagtaaaataataaaataatattttaaatataacttaaaaaaaatacttattacaaactaaaactcaaagaaaaactttttattatttatcaatcttttaattttaaaaaaaatgattaatttttctaaaatattaatattctaataatttaaactgttaattttaaatataaaaaatatatataatatatattaataaaaatcaaCCGTTAAAATTATCCGAAAACCAACATTCAAGGTGCTTTTATCTAGAAAATGAAGTTGGGACTCAAGAGAATCCAATCTTCATCTTATTCTTCATACCCTACAACACTTAAAAAAGACTTAAAACAGAGAAAAAATGATGTGAAAAGATTACACAATTTACAACAAAACCAactgagataaaaaaaatttggagaaTTTATTTCATTTCCAATACAATCTCTTACCTAGCAAGAACCTACCTTTAGATGAAGTGCATGATATTCATGAAGAACCCAATTGGTTTTGACACTGTGGACGCTTATAGAAAACTAGTGTTCTTTTTGTACCTATCACATTGTCTATCCCTGTTCTTTTGACGATCCGCTCTTTTCCGGTGATCTTCCAATAACCGGCGTTAGTTTTTCTGTTACACCGCTTGTTTTTTATGTGTTTCAATTCATTGAAGAAAAACCATTCTTGATCATCCCATTTCACCTTCGATTGTTCTATAATATAATTTAACCAAATATGAACTACAActctcaaaataaaaaacaacaatcTAAGACTactaatatactaaaaataaaaactttataaACATCAAAGTTAAaaagtttttataaaataatagtaataaggtAGAACCTGGCAAATCCCAAGGATCAAAGTTATAAAGATCAATTTGGGAAACAGTGTTCTTGATCTGTGCATCATTTCTCAAATGCTTGTTATTGAGATAGTGAACTAAAAGTTCTTCTGTTGGACGAAACCTATATCCAACAGGTAGAATTGTAGTTTCTGTCATTATTAAAATCTAAGCTTAATGGTATAGAAGCAAAAACAAGAACTAACTtgcaaaaaggaaaaagaaaataaataaggtAGGGAAACAATGgatgaaagaaaaagaacaaggaaAGGAGAAcattttttaactataaaaaaaaggaaaggagaaggaaagaactaACTTCCAATACAGAGATGTGAAGTGAAgtgaaaaaatcaaaatatttgtaCAACTCGACTCttttctttctccctctcttcctttCTTATTAAGGCAAATTCTGTAGTGttttaataatgtaaaaaatattaatattttaaaattaggttcattaatttaaatatgaaaaacatTTTGGTGTATTGGGTGAAAATGGAGTAACTGTGTGTATTATAAATAGATGGACATGTCAGATGAAGGGGTAACACGCAGGGGGCGTGGTGCCTtcaacacgtggggggcgtggaGGCTAGGTGGCATGTTGTGGTTAAGCCACCTAAGCAGCACGCAGGGGGTGTGCTGACGTGGCAGAATTTGGTTGGTCAGGAGATGCAGCACGTGGGAGCGTGATGAGTCAGCACGTGGGGGGCGTGCTGACGTGGCAGAATTTGGTTGGCCAGGAGGTGCAGCACGTGGGGGCGTGATGAGTTAgcacgtggggggcgtgttgATGTGGCGAGAAGTGATTAGTCCAAGTATGTaacacgtggggggcgtgatGACTCAGCACGCAGGGACGTTCTGACACATGTCAAAGCGTGATTGGTTGAGGCAGACAGCACGTGGGGGGCGTGTTAAGTGCACTGCTCTATATAAGGTAGAGCTCGAAAGTGTTTTCCATATTGAGTGagatttgagtgtgttgtgagaaTTCTTTGAGGTTGTTGTTGGTGTAATGGAGGGCACCACAAATTTGGTGGTGTATCGCAACGGTGAGATAATACGTAATACTCATGAAGGAGTGAGATTTGTGTCCCAGAATCCGTTTTCGTTTGTGGTTCCATGCATGATGATGTTAATGGAGCTGCAGAACGGAGTCTGTCAAAGCATGAAAAATGATACATTAATGAGAGTGAGCAGAATTCTATACCGGAATCCGGTTGTGAtttttggtggtctaatacagtttgatGCCATGCCGATCACTAATGAAGCGAGTATGCAGAAGATATTCCAAATTTACCGGCAGACTCAGATGCGACACCCACAGATTGAGGTGTACGTTGATTTTGAAACTGTAGAGGCAGTGGCAGTTCAGAATGATATAGATAAACATGATGATAGAGCTGCAGTGTACCAAGGAATGAATAGTGACAGCGAAGATGACTTCGAAGCCACTTATGAGGCCGGCGACGAAGATGAGGATGGTAATATGGGAGTTGAGGCAGCAGCAGAGAATGTAGTGGTGGGTCCGTCGAGCAGTCAACCGATGGACGTTCCACCTTTTATGCGTGAGTTGGATCTCGAGGCCATGCATGCCCCCGAGTTTTCAAAATATACAAACATAGGTATGTGGTgactaaataataattttttgttagtttataCGTTCGATTGAGTAATAAACGGTGTTGTCTTAACCGGACCGAACCGGCTGATTCGACCGAAAAATCGGTGAACCAAATATTAAACAGGTCCGGTCCGTTAATTAAACCGAATAAGAAAACAAACCAGTATGAATCGGTGAAACCGGAAATGAACCAATAAAAACCGGTCAAACTCGGTAAGCCGGTCTAACCGAACCGCtgaaaattaaaatagttaaatattcttaaaatgttagtaaagatatgtattttaaattttaactataaatttttttactattttttaattttgttgacATAGGCGTTGCTGATGCTGAGGACGGGGAGTTCCGGATTGGAATGGAATACAGTTCTAGAAAGTCGGTCGTCGCAGCAATTAGAAGTTTCACTATTGCTAAAGGAGTTGACTATgaggtgtatgagtctgagccacagacgttctatgcaaaatgcaagatgtACGGGCGTGAATGTGACTGGCTTATCCTAGCTAGCTTGATACGAAAAAAAGGTTTTTGGGAGTTACGAAGATACAACGGTATGCACACGTGCACGATCGGaacgatttcacaagatcattcCAAGTTGGACTCATATACAGTTGCTGATGCTATAAGGCCATTGGTCGAGACGGACCCGTCCATCAAGGTGAAATCTATAATTGCGGAAGTCCAGTCAAGGTTCAACTATACCATTAGTTAccgaaaggcttggttggcaaaacAGAAGTCCATAGCCAATATTTTCGGTGGTTGGGAGGATTCTTAccaagccttgccatggtggctcTCGGTCATGGTGCAGAAGATGCCTGGTTCAGTTGTCTAAATAGAAACACGACCACTGTACAACGGGAATGAGGAGGCGCAAGGTGTAAAAATACTTCATCATGTATTttggagtttcaatccatgcatTAGGGCATTCAGGCATTGCAAGCCCCTGGTTCAGGTTGACGGCACACGCCTATACGGAAAATACAAAGGTACACTTCTAGTCGCTATTGCACAAGATGAAAACCAGAACATTGTGCGTATCGCCTTTGCCATGGTGGAAGGGAAGACAGCTGATGCGTGTCACTTCTTTCTCAGGAATCTGCGAATGTATGTTGTTAGAAAAGATGGCATGGGTATGATCTCAGACCGACATGAGTCAATACGGGCAGCAGTAAATCGTTCCGGTGGCGACTGGCAACCTCCAAGAGCATGGTGGATGTTTTGTATAAGACATATTGGCAGTAACTTCTTAAGGGCATTCAAAGTCCCTCACTTGCAAAAGCTTGTTGTCAACATAGGGTATTCAAGAATGGTGGAGGAGTACAATATCAACTATAAGAGGTTGGAAGAGCGAGGCGAGGCATATGCCAGGTGGTGCGATGCCATTGGACTCAGACATTAGGTATTAGCATTCGACGAGGGACATCGATGGGCCATATGACAACGAACCTTGTCGAGTGCATTAACTCAGTGTTGAAGGGTGCCCGTAATCTACCTGTGTTGGCGTTGGTCCGAGCAACATATTATAAGTTAAATGAACTTTTTACATGGAAGAGTGCCAAGACTCATGAACGCAAGCGTGCTGGATATACGTACTCCGCATTTGCGCAACAGCGGATAGAAGCAAGTATGCAACAGGCTGGGAATATAGTTGTGCACCGCTTTGATAGACGAAATGAGGTGTTTGAGGTGCGCGAAATGACTACTGGAAAGGTGCTAGTTGTTGATCTTGCGCGACGGACGTGTGACTGTGGGCACTTTCAGGTTGAACGAATACCATGTCGCCATGTTATTGCTTGCTGTGCTAACCAGCATCTCAATTGGCAGTTGTATGTGCATGATGTGTACAAGATGACAGAGGTTCCTAAAGTATATAGGTTTGAGTTCACACCATTAGGTGATCCCGATACATGGCCTGCTTATAAGGGACCCACATTGGTCGCTAATCCCGGGCAGAGGCGAACGTCTAAAGGCAGGCCCAAACTGACCCGATACTTGAATGAAATGGACTCACGTGATATGCGTGGTCCTCGGATATGCCGTCTCTGTGGTGCTCAGGGTCATAGTCAGAGTAAGTGTCCTCAGCGTGCTAGACCGAGTGGTGCTGATTCGTAGTTTAATATTGTcatgtttgtattttttaatttttattttgttagtcGATGCTTTTGAAATTAGACGTGTTTGTATTTTTCAATTGAATTCTATCCATTGATATTAAAATGGTCGCTTAACATTGTCATTAACTGATTAAATAAGTTAACAAAACAAACATTAAACACGATTTACATATGTTAACAAAACAAACATTAACTGATTACATAAGTTAATAAAACAAACATTAAACACGATTTACATAAGTTAACAAACCAAACATTAAACACGATTTACATTAAGTTAACAACCAAAGCTCACTTCTTTCCAACACCAGTGCAGTCCCTAATGCATAATGCCCGTCTCTAACAGCGATGGAGTATACCTATCAGGTGGATTTCGCTCCGTCCGTACGTCATATGGGTGACCTCGAACTGAGTCATCCACCCCCGGAGCTCCCGAACCGCCTACCTCTGTACGAGCGGCTGACCCACCTACCTCTGTCGGATCGGCCGACCCGCCTGCCTCTGTCGGATCGGCCGACCCGCCTGCCTCAGCTGGAGCGGATGGACCGGGGTTGAACGTGTCAACAACTGCGTATGCCCACTGACGCTGGATAAAACCACTATCACATGACGCACTCTCTGACGAGTGGTCGGAAGTACGACCCCGCAAACCATGTCCCATATCTACTAATGCCCTACGTGGATCAACCGGCACTGACGGTGAAGGGATACCACTAAAATCTGACCAGCCACCCAAACCAGCGTCAGTCCAATGCTGTAGTAGCTGATCTCCGGGTCCGTCGTTGAAAAAGTCAAACCAATCATGATCGGAAGGAATGGTAAGTATGGGATCATGATGCTGAGAGTCCTGGCTATGCTAGGACTGCTGAGAGTGGTGGCTGTACTGAGACTGCTGAGAGTGGTGGATGCCCTGAGTGTGATGGCTACCATGACTGTAGGCCGGTGGCTATGGTATATAATAAAGAAACGGCTCAAACACTGCATGCTGAGGTGGCTGAGGGGGAGGTGGCTGTGGGGCAGGTGGATGTGAATGATGAGGAACGTACCCCGTCAATCTCAACAGATGTCCATAGGAGCGCATGTACCAATCCCGGTACTCAGCCTTCGGTAAAAAATCCCAAGTCGGAAGGGGGTGCAGGTCTCGCAGTCGGCTGTGTCGCCTGTTGGCCCACTCCATTATCCATGGCCCATGCAAAACTGTCCAGTCATGAAGCTGCACTCCGCGTAGAACGATGCAATGCTGGTCAACTGGAATATCCCTTGGTACCCCTGGAGGAGGTTGTACATATCCAAACTGACGCATCACTCGGTCCGCAGggtgcctggtgcacgaaattgcaat is a window from the Arachis hypogaea cultivar Tifrunner chromosome 1, arahy.Tifrunner.gnm2.J5K5, whole genome shotgun sequence genome containing:
- the LOC114927639 gene encoding uncharacterized protein; translated protein: MGHMTTNLVECINSVLKGARNLPVLALVRATYYKLNELFTWKSAKTHERKRAGYTYSAFAQQRIEASMQQAGNIVVHRFDRRNEVFEVREMTTGKVLVVDLARRTCDCGHFQVERIPCRHVIACCANQHLNWQLYVHDVYKMTEVPKVYRFEFTPLGDPDTWPAYKGPTLVANPGQRRTSKGRPKLTRYLNEMDSRDMRGPRICRLCGAQGHSQSKCPQRARPSGADS